Proteins encoded together in one Oceanobacillus iheyensis HTE831 window:
- a CDS encoding DnaD domain-containing protein → MKKRNLHLHEIVKDQLSIPAKLLTDYHLLGLHEAEVMLILQLLRFSEKNNDFPTPSELAHFVSFDEKQCAQILRKLLQQGLLTIEKNEEIEPYSEAYSLEPLWEKLYSQKQEKNENEDPIGTIFILFEQEFGRPLSPFEIETINTWIDEDEIEPALIKAGLRESVLMGKLNFKYIDRILREWKRKGIHSVQDARKASQPFHQNQQSPKTSQKRDTSFYYNWLEGE, encoded by the coding sequence ATGAAAAAGAGAAATTTACATTTACATGAGATTGTAAAAGATCAACTTAGTATTCCTGCGAAACTTCTTACCGACTATCATCTGTTAGGTTTACATGAAGCAGAAGTAATGTTGATTTTACAATTACTACGATTCTCAGAAAAAAATAATGATTTTCCAACCCCATCAGAATTGGCACATTTCGTTAGTTTTGATGAAAAACAGTGTGCCCAAATTTTACGTAAATTACTTCAACAAGGCTTATTAACTATAGAAAAAAATGAAGAAATTGAACCTTATAGTGAAGCTTATTCTCTAGAACCCTTATGGGAAAAGTTATACAGTCAGAAGCAAGAAAAGAATGAAAATGAAGATCCAATTGGTACGATCTTTATTCTATTTGAACAAGAATTCGGTAGACCACTATCTCCTTTCGAAATAGAAACCATTAATACTTGGATAGATGAGGATGAAATAGAACCAGCTCTAATAAAAGCTGGATTAAGAGAATCCGTACTAATGGGTAAGCTAAACTTTAAATATATCGACAGGATCTTAAGAGAGTGGAAGAGGAAAGGGATTCATTCTGTTCAGGATGCACGAAAAGCAAGTCAACCATTCCATCAAAATCAACAATCGCCAAAAACGAGTCAAAAGAGAGACACCTCGTTCTACTATAATTGGCTAGAGGGGGAATAA
- the asnS gene encoding asparagine--tRNA ligase: MKITIAQAPQYIEQEVTIGAWLSNKRSSGKIAFLQLRDGTGFMQGIVVKSDVSEDVFSTSKNITQESSLYVTGKIVEDTRSDFGYEMQVSNVEVIHEANDYPITPKEHGTEFLMDHRHLWLRSKKQHAVMKIRNEIIRSTYEYFNKEGFVKVDPPILTGSSAEGTTELFHTKYFDEEAYLSQSGQLYMEAAAMALGKVFSFGPTFRAEKSKTRRHLIEFWMIEPEMAFVEHEESLQIQENYVSHIVQSVLTNCKLELSVLDRDLSKLEKIKAPFPRISYDEAIDMLKEKGFDDIEWGEDFGAPHETAIAESYDMPVFITNYPKDIKAFYMKPHPDRSDVVLCADLIAPEGYGEIIGGSQRIDDLELMEQRYEEHGLTGPAYQWYLELRKYGSVPHSGFGLGLERTVAWLSGVEHVRETIPFPRLLNRLYP; this comes from the coding sequence ATGAAAATTACAATCGCACAGGCACCACAATATATAGAACAAGAAGTAACCATTGGTGCATGGTTATCTAACAAACGCTCTAGCGGTAAAATAGCTTTTTTACAATTACGTGATGGAACAGGATTTATGCAAGGGATAGTAGTCAAAAGTGATGTAAGTGAAGATGTTTTTTCAACATCAAAAAACATTACACAAGAATCATCTCTATACGTAACTGGCAAAATTGTTGAAGATACACGATCTGATTTTGGATACGAAATGCAAGTTAGCAATGTTGAAGTGATTCATGAAGCTAATGACTATCCAATTACGCCTAAAGAACATGGAACAGAATTTTTAATGGATCATCGTCATCTGTGGTTACGTTCCAAAAAACAACATGCAGTAATGAAAATCAGAAATGAAATTATCCGTTCTACGTATGAGTATTTTAATAAAGAGGGATTTGTAAAAGTAGATCCACCGATACTTACTGGATCTTCTGCAGAAGGAACTACAGAGCTATTCCATACAAAGTATTTTGATGAAGAAGCATATCTTTCACAAAGTGGACAACTTTACATGGAAGCAGCAGCAATGGCATTAGGAAAAGTATTTTCATTCGGTCCAACTTTCCGAGCGGAAAAATCAAAAACAAGAAGACATCTTATCGAATTTTGGATGATTGAACCAGAGATGGCATTTGTTGAACACGAAGAAAGCTTACAAATTCAAGAAAACTACGTTAGCCATATCGTACAATCTGTATTAACAAATTGTAAATTAGAGCTATCTGTTCTTGACAGAGATCTATCTAAATTAGAGAAGATAAAAGCTCCATTTCCGAGAATTTCATATGATGAAGCAATTGATATGTTAAAAGAAAAAGGCTTTGATGATATTGAATGGGGAGAAGATTTTGGCGCACCACATGAAACTGCAATCGCGGAAAGCTATGATATGCCAGTCTTTATAACGAATTACCCGAAAGATATAAAAGCTTTTTATATGAAACCACATCCTGATCGATCTGATGTTGTTTTATGTGCTGATCTAATTGCTCCAGAAGGTTATGGTGAAATTATAGGTGGTTCCCAACGAATTGATGATTTAGAACTTATGGAACAGCGTTACGAAGAACATGGATTAACCGGACCAGCTTATCAGTGGTATTTAGAACTACGTAAGTATGGAAGTGTACCACACTCTGGATTTGGATTAGGATTAGAGCGTACAGTAGCTTGGTTATCTGGAGTGGAGCATGTTCGTGAGACAATCCCATTCCCACGTCTGCTAAATCGTCTATATCCATAA
- a CDS encoding pyridoxal phosphate-dependent aminotransferase, whose amino-acid sequence MELAQRVQTLTPSSTLAITAKAKDLKKQGFDVIGLGAGEPDFNTPEYIMDGAKQAMNNGLTKYTPAGGIAELKLAIIDKFKQDNGLSYNEKQIIVTNGAKHALYTLFQVILNKEDEVIIPSPYWVSYPEQVKLAEGNPIILPAAETNDFKITPTQLEEAITPKTKAVIINSPSNPTGLMYSKEELAALGEVCLKHNIIIVSDEIYEKLIYTSKEHVSIASISDELYNQTIIINGVSKSHAMTGWRIGYAAGNETIIKAMTNLASHSTSNPTSIAQYGALAAYTKDPGDISLEYKKIFAERLDAFYKLIQDIPGMECIKPEGAFYLFPNAKKAAEMNGFATVDEWVAALLEEEKVALVPGSGFGSPDNVRLSYALSIEELTEAANRIHRFVLNHK is encoded by the coding sequence ATGGAATTAGCACAAAGAGTTCAAACATTAACACCATCATCTACATTAGCGATAACTGCTAAGGCAAAAGATTTAAAAAAACAAGGGTTTGATGTCATTGGATTAGGAGCAGGTGAGCCAGACTTTAATACACCAGAATATATTATGGATGGCGCTAAGCAAGCAATGAACAACGGCCTAACAAAGTATACTCCTGCAGGTGGAATTGCCGAGTTAAAACTAGCAATTATTGATAAATTTAAACAAGACAACGGTCTTTCCTATAATGAAAAACAAATTATTGTGACAAACGGGGCAAAACATGCTTTATATACACTTTTCCAAGTAATATTAAATAAGGAAGACGAAGTAATCATCCCATCACCATATTGGGTTAGTTATCCTGAACAAGTAAAACTTGCTGAAGGAAACCCAATAATATTACCAGCTGCCGAGACTAATGATTTTAAAATAACTCCAACACAATTAGAAGAGGCTATTACTCCAAAAACAAAAGCAGTAATTATTAATTCACCTTCTAATCCAACTGGCTTAATGTATTCAAAAGAAGAATTAGCAGCGCTCGGTGAAGTATGCCTTAAACATAATATCATCATTGTTTCTGACGAAATTTATGAAAAATTAATCTATACATCAAAAGAACATGTATCTATAGCTTCCATATCTGATGAATTATATAACCAAACAATTATAATAAACGGTGTCTCTAAATCACATGCAATGACTGGTTGGAGAATTGGTTATGCTGCAGGTAATGAGACAATTATTAAAGCGATGACCAATCTTGCTTCTCATTCAACTTCAAACCCTACATCAATTGCACAATATGGAGCACTAGCAGCTTATACGAAAGATCCTGGTGATATATCATTAGAATATAAGAAAATATTTGCTGAACGATTAGATGCCTTTTATAAATTGATACAAGATATCCCAGGAATGGAATGCATTAAACCAGAAGGCGCATTTTATCTATTTCCTAATGCAAAAAAAGCAGCTGAAATGAATGGTTTTGCAACGGTTGATGAATGGGTAGCTGCACTTTTAGAAGAAGAAAAAGTTGCATTAGTACCAGGGTCTGGATTTGGGTCACCAGATAATGTACGTTTATCCTATGCACTGTCAATTGAGGAACTAACAGAAGCAGCTAATCGAATTCATCGATTTGTTCTAAATCATAAATAA
- the dinG gene encoding ATP-dependent DNA helicase DinG → MNRFVVIDLETTGHAPSKNDKIIEIGMVIIEGDEIIDTKTTFFNPGQPIPPFITNLTGISDDDVADAPLFTEKALSIKSILEDSYIIAHNVNFDLGFLNAELKENGIDRLHNQVLDTVELSRILFPTAPGYKLSQLSDHFNLQHDDPHRALSDAYVTAKLFQKLMDKINQLPYETIEQWLKLEGAFISDIKEILLNRLDELAFSIDQDSAIHTFQGLAFHMNDVEAKQVHNVDTSFGNYLDTIYEDGGKLSEHLSMYEKRAGQQEMSETIYDAFTSSNHALIEAGTGTGKSLAYLLPAVYYAVKQNQKVIISTHTTQLQSQLLEEEIPLIHAISDIPFQAALLKGKNHYISLEKFSIELYEQGQDNYDIALTKAMLLIWITETNTGDVEEVQLPTSGYIFFRKISADTEKAVNPQSPWFQYSYYQQARKKAQRANIIITNHALLCTDMFNDYAFLPSYQRVIIDEAHHFEEQAAHHYGLKMDYMSMQFTCNQLGSSEEDKLFGNFVQAYQLSNSDIPLYEWNDTLKSAKQEIEDLFQAIYYYVSKQHLSNQALSDVGRIQYRMDTEKETGDSWQVILDMSSRLSLYFRDLIHILFMVEQRINQEDNSEKNHREELLQMVELLQRYIDGLELMFYSGGEVEQIKWIEIDKKGQNHSVFLYSEPADVAELLENEFFHEKESVVMTSATLTMNHSFSFMQKRLGLSSHSCITEQIESPFAYDQQVQMFIPNDFPDIKYGNIDDFVYAVAEAIISLAEITSGRMLVLFTSYDMLRKAYYVLKEAMEKDKYMLIGQGITSGSRARLKKNFQSFDQAILLGTSSFWEGVDIPGDDLSSLVIVRLPFQPPNHPVIEAKSAMLKKQKQNPFMELSLPNAVIKFKQGFGRLIRSSNDRGIVFVCDARIVNARYGKYFTESIPKVPIHYDSTHKLIDKAEQWYKKNDAL, encoded by the coding sequence ATGAATCGATTTGTCGTCATTGATCTAGAAACAACTGGACATGCACCATCAAAAAATGACAAAATTATTGAAATTGGCATGGTAATTATTGAGGGTGATGAAATTATTGATACAAAAACGACCTTCTTTAATCCAGGTCAACCAATTCCACCTTTTATTACTAATTTAACAGGAATTTCTGATGACGATGTTGCGGATGCTCCTCTATTTACAGAAAAAGCTTTGTCCATAAAATCTATATTGGAAGATAGTTATATCATTGCACATAACGTTAATTTTGATTTAGGGTTTCTAAATGCTGAGCTGAAAGAGAATGGAATAGATCGATTGCATAATCAAGTTTTGGATACTGTGGAATTATCAAGGATTTTATTCCCGACAGCTCCTGGGTATAAATTAAGTCAATTATCAGATCATTTTAATTTACAACATGATGATCCACATAGAGCTTTATCTGATGCATATGTAACAGCGAAGTTATTTCAAAAATTGATGGATAAAATAAATCAATTACCATATGAAACCATAGAACAGTGGCTTAAACTAGAAGGTGCTTTCATTTCTGATATCAAAGAAATATTATTGAATAGGTTGGATGAATTAGCTTTTTCTATCGATCAGGATTCCGCTATACATACCTTTCAAGGTTTAGCATTTCATATGAATGATGTAGAAGCGAAACAAGTACATAATGTAGATACATCCTTTGGTAATTACTTAGATACAATTTATGAAGACGGTGGAAAACTATCCGAACACCTTTCCATGTATGAAAAACGGGCAGGCCAACAAGAAATGTCAGAAACCATTTATGATGCCTTTACCTCTAGTAATCATGCACTAATAGAAGCTGGTACTGGTACTGGAAAATCACTAGCTTACCTTCTCCCAGCTGTATACTATGCCGTAAAGCAAAATCAAAAGGTGATTATTAGCACACATACCACACAGCTACAATCTCAGCTGTTAGAAGAGGAGATTCCACTTATACATGCGATAAGCGATATTCCATTTCAAGCAGCATTGTTAAAAGGAAAAAATCATTACATTAGTTTGGAAAAATTCTCTATTGAACTTTATGAGCAAGGTCAAGATAATTATGATATAGCACTTACAAAAGCAATGTTGTTAATATGGATAACGGAGACAAATACCGGTGATGTCGAAGAGGTACAATTACCGACCAGTGGATATATATTTTTCAGAAAGATATCCGCCGATACGGAAAAGGCAGTCAACCCTCAATCACCTTGGTTCCAATATTCGTATTATCAGCAAGCGAGAAAAAAAGCACAACGGGCAAATATAATAATTACAAACCATGCGTTACTATGTACGGATATGTTTAATGATTATGCATTTCTCCCTTCCTATCAACGGGTAATTATCGACGAAGCACATCATTTTGAAGAACAAGCAGCACATCATTATGGTTTAAAAATGGACTATATGAGTATGCAATTTACATGTAATCAATTGGGTTCTTCAGAGGAAGATAAACTATTTGGTAATTTTGTACAAGCTTATCAATTATCTAATAGTGATATACCTCTATACGAATGGAATGATACGTTAAAGAGTGCAAAGCAAGAGATTGAAGATCTTTTTCAAGCAATATATTATTATGTATCCAAACAGCATTTGAGTAACCAAGCTTTAAGCGATGTAGGTAGGATACAGTACCGGATGGATACGGAGAAGGAAACTGGTGATTCGTGGCAAGTAATATTAGATATGTCTTCTCGACTTAGTTTATACTTTCGAGATCTTATCCACATTCTTTTTATGGTTGAACAAAGAATTAACCAAGAAGATAACTCTGAAAAAAATCATCGAGAAGAATTATTACAAATGGTCGAGTTGTTACAACGGTATATAGATGGATTAGAGCTGATGTTTTATTCTGGTGGGGAAGTAGAACAAATTAAATGGATAGAAATAGATAAAAAAGGTCAGAATCACTCTGTATTTTTATATAGTGAACCAGCAGATGTAGCAGAGCTATTAGAAAATGAATTTTTCCATGAAAAAGAAAGTGTTGTAATGACAAGTGCTACATTAACGATGAATCATTCATTTTCCTTTATGCAGAAGCGGTTAGGCTTATCTTCACATTCATGTATTACAGAACAAATTGAATCGCCATTCGCATATGATCAACAAGTTCAAATGTTTATTCCCAATGATTTTCCGGACATCAAGTACGGAAATATAGATGATTTCGTATATGCAGTTGCAGAAGCAATAATTTCCTTGGCTGAAATAACATCTGGAAGAATGCTTGTATTGTTTACTTCGTATGATATGTTAAGAAAAGCTTACTATGTATTAAAAGAAGCGATGGAAAAAGACAAATATATGCTTATTGGACAGGGAATCACAAGTGGTAGTAGAGCAAGATTGAAGAAGAATTTCCAATCATTTGACCAAGCGATACTTTTAGGGACAAGTTCATTTTGGGAAGGTGTAGATATACCAGGCGATGATCTATCATCTTTAGTAATTGTTAGATTACCTTTTCAACCACCGAATCATCCCGTTATTGAAGCGAAATCTGCTATGCTGAAGAAGCAGAAACAAAATCCGTTTATGGAACTTTCATTGCCTAATGCAGTTATTAAATTTAAACAGGGATTTGGCAGATTAATACGTTCCTCAAACGATAGAGGGATTGTCTTTGTATGTGATGCTCGAATTGTTAATGCAAGATATGGAAAATATTTCACAGAATCAATTCCCAAAGTTCCAATCCATTATGATTCTACACATAAACTAATCGATAAAGCGGAGCAATGGTATAAAAAAAATGATGCCTTATAA
- the panD gene encoding aspartate 1-decarboxylase — protein sequence MYRTMMKSKIHRAVVTEANLNYVGSITIDEAILNQVDILPNEKVQIVNNNNGARLETYVIAGERNSGTICLNGAAARLVQPGDTVIIIAYALLSQEELQSFHPKVAIMDESNRVKQMIEQEPPMTVL from the coding sequence ATGTATCGTACGATGATGAAAAGTAAAATTCATCGGGCAGTAGTAACAGAGGCAAATTTAAATTACGTAGGCAGTATTACTATAGATGAAGCTATCCTAAATCAAGTTGATATCTTACCTAATGAAAAGGTCCAAATTGTGAATAATAATAATGGAGCTCGATTAGAGACCTATGTTATCGCCGGAGAAAGAAATAGTGGAACAATCTGTTTAAATGGAGCAGCTGCAAGACTTGTACAACCAGGAGATACTGTAATTATCATTGCATATGCGCTTTTATCACAAGAAGAACTTCAGAGTTTTCATCCGAAGGTAGCAATTATGGACGAATCCAACCGTGTTAAACAAATGATAGAACAAGAACCTCCGATGACGGTTTTGTAA
- a CDS encoding biotin--[acetyl-CoA-carboxylase] ligase encodes MQSTRSKLIEILSSNHEDYASGQRLSELLSISRNAVWKHMKELEKDGYVIEAKPRKGYRIIKSPNKISTNTIRWGLETEWLGNEIIHKTSVGSTQLVGHEAAQNGAAHGTIIIADEQTAGRGRVQKNWDSNGDGIWMTIILRPNIPPNRASELTLLTAVAITKAIKKITNIDPLIKWPNDILIKEKKLCGILTEMQAEQDQVQYILIGTGLNVNQSNQLWDKQLQNIATSLYQETGHTFEKHTLLQQILLQFERTYNNYMEHGFQPIKQQWEANAFKIGSEIEITTFHEQWVGKFLGISDEGALLAESSDGSPVKIYSADIKWFSRPK; translated from the coding sequence ATGCAATCAACCAGATCCAAATTAATAGAAATATTATCTAGTAATCATGAAGATTATGCATCCGGACAACGCCTTTCTGAACTACTAAGTATTTCACGAAACGCTGTGTGGAAACACATGAAAGAATTAGAAAAAGATGGTTATGTAATTGAAGCTAAACCGAGAAAAGGATATCGCATTATTAAATCACCTAATAAAATTAGTACAAATACGATACGATGGGGCCTAGAAACGGAATGGTTGGGTAATGAAATCATTCATAAAACATCTGTTGGTTCCACACAACTTGTCGGTCACGAAGCAGCACAGAACGGAGCGGCACATGGAACAATTATAATAGCGGATGAACAAACTGCCGGAAGAGGTAGGGTTCAAAAAAATTGGGACTCTAATGGTGATGGAATATGGATGACAATAATTCTGCGTCCAAATATTCCACCAAATCGTGCATCGGAGCTAACGTTACTTACTGCTGTTGCTATTACAAAAGCTATAAAAAAAATAACAAATATTGATCCATTAATAAAATGGCCAAACGATATTTTAATTAAAGAGAAAAAGTTATGTGGAATATTAACAGAAATGCAAGCGGAACAAGACCAGGTACAATATATTCTTATTGGAACTGGATTAAATGTAAATCAATCGAATCAACTATGGGATAAACAACTACAAAATATTGCTACGTCCTTATATCAAGAGACGGGACATACGTTTGAAAAACATACTCTTTTACAGCAAATTTTACTGCAATTTGAACGTACGTATAATAATTATATGGAACATGGATTTCAACCTATTAAACAACAATGGGAAGCAAATGCTTTTAAGATTGGATCTGAAATCGAAATTACTACATTTCATGAACAATGGGTAGGCAAATTTCTTGGAATTTCAGATGAAGGTGCTTTATTAGCGGAGTCTTCAGATGGAAGCCCTGTAAAAATATATTCTGCTGACATCAAATGGTTTTCTCGACCGAAATAG
- a CDS encoding CCA tRNA nucleotidyltransferase, whose translation MISEPFLKASPILTTLISNGYEGYFVGGCVRDLLLQKDIHDIDIATSATPNEVMHLFKKVIPVGIEHGTVIVRHGGESYEVTTYRQDGEYTDHRRPNDVRFVTNLAEDLRRRDFTINALAMDTSGQITDLFHGQDDLKKKLIRTVGNAEERFTEDALRILRAVRFSSQLGCTIQEDTLEAMFVIRKQIQHLAVERITIELTKLFQGQHVSKAIQYIIDLQLDEQLPIFQSGKSDIFKAMKENITPLHSFSEVIAVFHLLDPTIKIHDWIKNYKCSNHVKNDTIQLINAYHYYQSHGINNWLLYILPTKLWDGFIRLIYVIDRTTIERKQLEEITATLPIDKRSQLHLDGNDLMNWFPHRPKGKWIKILLEEVEYLVVSKQLPNEKKIIKEWVLCNQPDPN comes from the coding sequence GTGATATCTGAACCTTTTTTAAAAGCTTCACCAATACTAACGACTTTAATTTCAAATGGCTATGAAGGGTATTTTGTAGGTGGATGTGTTCGAGATCTTCTTTTACAAAAAGATATTCATGATATTGATATTGCCACTTCTGCTACTCCTAATGAAGTTATGCACCTTTTTAAAAAGGTGATACCTGTGGGTATTGAACATGGAACCGTTATTGTTCGACATGGGGGAGAATCGTATGAAGTCACAACTTATAGACAAGATGGTGAATATACAGATCATCGTCGACCAAATGATGTTCGTTTTGTTACAAATTTAGCGGAAGATTTACGACGGCGTGATTTTACGATTAATGCATTGGCGATGGATACAAGTGGACAGATAACAGATTTATTCCATGGTCAAGACGACTTGAAAAAGAAATTAATTCGTACTGTCGGAAATGCAGAAGAACGTTTTACAGAAGATGCATTACGAATTCTTCGTGCAGTTCGTTTTTCGAGTCAGCTGGGCTGTACAATACAAGAAGATACTTTAGAAGCGATGTTTGTAATTCGAAAACAGATTCAACATCTTGCAGTAGAGAGAATAACCATTGAGCTTACAAAGCTATTTCAAGGACAACATGTTTCTAAGGCAATTCAATATATTATTGATTTACAACTTGATGAGCAGCTTCCGATATTTCAATCAGGGAAAAGTGATATTTTTAAAGCTATGAAAGAAAATATCACTCCACTTCATTCATTCTCAGAAGTGATTGCAGTGTTTCATCTTTTAGATCCAACGATTAAAATTCACGATTGGATTAAAAATTATAAATGCTCTAACCATGTTAAAAACGATACCATCCAACTTATTAACGCTTATCATTATTATCAGTCTCATGGTATAAATAATTGGCTTCTCTATATTCTGCCAACAAAACTATGGGATGGCTTTATACGTCTTATCTACGTGATAGATCGTACTACTATTGAACGAAAGCAATTAGAAGAAATAACTGCAACACTTCCAATCGATAAAAGATCACAATTACATCTTGACGGAAATGATTTGATGAATTGGTTTCCACATCGTCCAAAAGGAAAGTGGATAAAAATCTTATTGGAAGAAGTTGAATATTTAGTAGTATCGAAGCAATTACCTAATGAGAAAAAAATAATAAAGGAATGGGTGTTATGCAATCAACCAGATCCAAATTAA